The Sulfurospirillum sp. UCH001 genome segment ACCATGCTTATGGGTGGTTGGGGCACACAAAGAGCACACCATGGCGAGCAACCAAACTGGATGTTGATTACGCTTGCAAGTATGATCGGTCAAGTAGGCCTTCCTGGTGGAGGTTATGGTATGAACTATCACTACTCAGATGGTGGTGTTCCAATGCCTGCTGCTGCAACAGGTAATGCACTCAGCGATAAACCACTCAATGGTTCTGTAGGTGCAGTGGCAGATGCTGAGAATGTAGCGGCTTCTCCGGGACTTTCTGGTATTAGTATCAACTCAAAAATTGACGGACCATGGAAACAAAGAAAAATCAATGTCATCCCTGTATCTCGTATCGTTGAATGTTTAGAAAACCCAGGCAAAGAGTATAACTTTGATGGTAAAGCATATAAATACCCAGATATTAAAATGGCATATTGGGCAGGTGGCAATCCTTTCCACCATCACCAAGACAGAAACCGTATGGTGAAAGCATGGCAAAAACTCGATACATTTGTTGTAAACGAGTGTTTCTGGACAGCAACCGCACGTATGGCAGACATTGTCCTTCCAGCAACCACTGAGCAAGAACGCAATGACATTACAAAATCTCACTCCAATAGCTATATTTTTGCAATGAAACAAGTCGTAAAACCAGTGGGTGAAGCAACTGATGATTTTGATATTTTTGTAAACATTCTAAGACGTTTTGGCGCCAATGAAGTGCTTGCCTTTACTGAAGGTAAAACGAAGATGGAGTGGGTTGAGTCTTTCTACGAAGAGTCATACACCAAAGCTACCAAATCAGGCGTTAAAATGCTTCCATTTAAAGAGTTTTGGGAGAAAGGTTTTGTCAAATTTGAAACACCTGAGAGTGCGAAAAAATTTGTTAAACATGGTAAATTTAGACAAAATCCTGTAGTCAACCGTCTTGGCACACCATCTGGTAAAATCGAAATTTTCTCTAAAAAAATTGCAGGCTATAACTACAAAGAGTGTAAAGGTCATCCAATGTGGTTTGAACCAATGGAATGGTTGGGAAGTTCTGTGGCGAAAGAGTTCCCTCTGAACTTAATCTCTCCACATCCAAAATACCGCCTTCACTCACAACTTAACAACACATGGATTCGTGATCTTGAAGAAGTGGATGGCAGAGAGCCAATTTGGATGCATCCAAAAGATGCTGCAAAACGTGGCATTCAAAATGGTGATATTGTAAGAGTCTTCAACAAACGTGGACAAGTTCTTGCGGGTGCTGTTGTCACTGAAGCGGTCATGCAAGGTGTTGTTAGAATGCAAGAGGGTGCATGGTATGACCCAGCAGAGCCAGGCAAAGTGGGTACATTGTGTCGTCACGGAGATGTTAACGTGCTTATCCCAGATGTAGGAACATCTGAACTTGCACAAGGCAACCAAGCAACGGCGTTGGTTGAGATTGAAAAATTCAAAGGCGAAGTTCCAGAGATTGGAATTTTTAAAGCGCCAAAAATTAAAGGTATCTAATGCGATTGTTTCACGTACTAGCACCACTGTGTGCCGCAACAATGATGTTTGCAGCGAGTGGTACATTTCTAAATAAAAATGCACCTCTTTATGCAGAGGCAAGCGAAGGATCAGCTCTTGGTGAGCTGATCATCGCTTCAGAAGTCAAAGAGCTTTCACAAAAAGGCTCTTTTAGTGAAGTTGAATTTGTAGGATTTGTCCCTGAAGGTAGTAGCGTTGTGTATGAAAAAGCAGGTATGCTTATCATAGGCTTTGAAGCAAGTAATCCTGGTGCATTGAAGGTTTTAGGTAAAAAAACTGATGAATACGGTAGTGTATGGATCAATGTATCTGTGAAGGGCTTTGTAAAAAGTGATGCCCTCAACAGCGATAAAAATAAAGTGTTAGCTGATGGTAAAACACTTTTCCAAGCCAAATGCAGTACCTGTCATGCTTTGCATCCTGAAACAGAATTTGATGCTAATGTATGGCCAAGCATCCTAGAAGCAATGGGTGCACAAGCAGGACTCTCAAAGCCTGAAAAACAGAGCATTGAAAAATACTTGCAAAACTACAAGTAACCGCTTTTCCCTTCACCTCATTTTTTAGGTGAAGGGAGCTTCTCACCTCATTTTTAACTCATTTTTTGTCGCTATAGTGACTCAATATGCAAAAAGATAAAATTGGCTAAAATCTTCATAGTCGAAGTCATTTTTAAAGGATGATAATGGAACTTTGGATGGAAAAACTCAAATCATTACGACTCTTGTATGCTGAAGATGAAGATGGCATTCGCAAACCCATGGCAAATACACTCTCGTACTATCTAAAAGAGGTTATTGAGGCACGTAATGGGGAAGAGGGACTTTCTCTTTATGATGAACAGCGCCCTGATATTATCTTAACAGACCTTAGAATGCCTGTAAAAGATGGGCTTTATATGGTTAAAGAAATTCGTAAAACCGATAAAAAAACGCCTATTTTGATGATTACGGCACATACGGATAAAGAGTATTTGTTGAGCGCCATTGAATTAAAAATTGAAAAATATCTTATCAAACCTGTTGCACTTGATGAGCTTTTAAGTGCACTTAGACTTTGTATCGAAGAGATAGAATCTGATAGAACGCTTTTTTTTGAGTGCGGTGGATGCAAATTTGATTTTAAAACAAACTTATCATTCATGAAGATGGTAACGAAATTGAACTGACACACAAAGAAGCTGATTTTTTAGAGTTACTGTTACGCAAAAAACGCCTCATTGTCAGTTATGAAGAGATTGAGATGAGTGTATGGAAAGAAGAATTTATGAGTATTGCAGCACTCAGAACGCTCGTAAAAACGCTACGTAGAAAATTAAAAAACAATCACTTTATTAAAAACCATTCACAAACGGGATACAGTTTTGAAGCATAGCTTGCTATGGCTTTGTTTAACATTCGTACTGTACGCAGCCAATACGCCTGAGTATCGTGTGGATGAAAGCTCTACGAAGGCTTTACAGGTACGAGACCCAAGGTCGCATATCAAAGTTTTTTTACCCTCCATGCCATACAACTACGTTTCACGTTTGGTAAATGAAGGGCTTGTGAGATTAGCGGAAAACGAACAAGGTTGGGAGTATTCACTTGCAACATCCAGTGTCAAACTCTCACCCATACTCTATGAGTTTGAGTTGCGTCGTAATGTACGGTTTCAAGATGGAACGCCTTTTAATGCCGATTCGGTCATACACAATTTTAACTATTTTATACGCCAACCTTTTAATTACACCAATATTCACAACTCACTGAAATCAATTGAAAAAATTTCGGATTATAAAATTCGTTTGCATCTGCACAAACCCTATGGTATGCTCTTTCGTGATCTTGCCCGTATTTATGTCTATTCGGAAGCCTACTTAAAAGAGTTTGGTTGGGGCGGAGCAGATACGGGAGCAAATATCAAAAGTGCAGGACCTTATGGGCTTGGACCTTACATTTTGACTGAAGGCATTGTGACAGGAAGAAAACAGACGCCAGAAGTCATTTTAAAAGCTAATCCTTATTATTGGGAAGAGGGCATTCCTAGTATTGAGACGATTACATTTTATACGGAATTAGATACGCAAGAAGCCCTAGAATTGGCTCTTTTTAAAGATGGTGGGCTTGATTTTATGCAAATCCCTTTCAATAAAAAGATAGAGACGATGCTCTCTCCTTATGCGAAATTAATCTCAATGCCTTCAACGAACAATTTTACGATCTATTTTAATTTACTCAAAAAAGACTCAGCAGTTTCCAAAAAAGAGGTCAGACAAGCACTCAATTGTGTTCTCAATCAAAAAAATTTACTGGATTTTACCTATAAAAAAGAGGGTGCACTAAACTCAAGTGCACTTGAAGAAAATAGGTGCTTACTTGAGCATGAAGCGATTGAAAAGCTTCTGCGCGGTTTGAAATTGAATGTTGTAACACAAGATTCGCTTCTTTTTTTATGGAAAGGGATTGAATATCAGCTTTCTCATTACGATGTCACCTTTGAGTATAGTATTACCAACAGCGAAAAAGAGATTTACGATTTGGTACAGCAAAATCATACCCGTGTACAAAATTGGGACATGCTGATACAAGGAACACAAGATTATTATGGAAGGCATCCATGGCCTATTTTTATTCGTTATCAAGAGGGTAATCCTTGGAGTTTTGTGCAAGGTGATGCTTTGATGCAATCGTACATCGAACAATTTTTTCTTGTCGAACAAGATGACCCCAAATTTTTAGAGCTGAGTGCGCTTATTAAAGCGCGTGCGAAAGAGGAGGCGTATATGCTTTTTGTCCCAACTCCCAATGCCGTTTTTGCAATGAACAAAGAGCTAGTGTTCGAACCACTGGGTATTGGGATGCAGCCTTTTTGGAAAGCTAAGATTACTGATCAGCATTGGTCAATTAGGGGAGAGAAGCCTTATCCTAAAGAGCTTCAAATTCCTATTTTACCAAAACGGTTGCCTTAAAATGTTCTGGAAAAAACTACTGCTCATGGGATACATTAGTTGTGTATGTACCGTGATGGCAAGTGTGGATCAATACCGCGAAGATGACAGTGCGCAAAGAGCATTACACAAGAGAGATCCACGCTCTCATATCAACATTTTTTTACCTGCGATGCCTTACGTGAGTGTCTCACGTCTTATCAATGAGGGGTTGGTGCGACTTGCAGATAATGAACAAGGTTGGGAATATTCACTCGCAACACAGTGTGAGAAAAAAAGTGCCACTATGTATGAATGTGATTTACGCCAAGGGGTTAAATTTCAAGATGGAACAGCCTTTAATGCCGATGCGGTCATCAATAATTTTCATTATTTTATGGCTCAGCCAATTAATTACACCGATATTAAAAATCGCCTCAAGGGGGTGACAAAACTCTCTGAGTATAAGATACGTATAGAGCTTTATAAAGCCTATGGAATGCTCTTTCGCGATCTCGCGCGAATCAATTTCTATACCGAAGCGTATTTGAAAAAATTTGCATGGAGAGGGTCTGCCACAGGCCCTAACATCGAAGAAGCAGGACCTTATGGCTTAGGGCCTTATGTTTTAGTCGAGGGTGTCATCACAGGGCGAAAGCAGACACCGCAAGTGATTTTAAAAGCAAATCCTCATTATTGGGAAAAGGGGTACCCCAAAATAGAAACCATTACGCTTTATACCCAACTAGAAACAGATGAAGCGCTTAAAATGATGACAGAGCATGAGGGTGCACTTGATTTTATGCCGATACCGTTTAATAAAAAAATAGAAACGATGCTCTCACCATACTCAAAATTGGTTGTTTTACCTTCAACCAATAACTTTACACTCTACTTCAATCTCATCAAAAAAGACTCGCCTGTATTTGATAAAAAAGTCAGGCAAGCTCTTAACTGTGCGCTTAATCAACACAACCTTTTAACCTTTACCTATAAACAAGAAGGTTCGCTCAATAAAGAGGCGTTGCAAACACAAGAGTGTCATTTGAGTTCGGATGAGGTTTTTGAAGCACTAAATAATAAGCATTTTAAAGTTGTTACACAAGATTCGCTTCTCTTTTTGTGGAAAGGCATTGAGTATCAACTCTCCCATTACAACGTGACTTTACACTATACGACCACATCGGATGAGAAGATGGTGTATGATCTTTTGTTGTCTAACAATGATACCGTTCAAGACTGGGATATCTTAAGCCAAAACACGGTGGATTGGTATGGAAGACATCCGTGGCTTACATTTTTTAATTATCAAGAGGGAAACCCTTGGAGTTTTGTGCGAGATGATGCTTTGATGCAATCGTACATTTCAGAGTTTTTTGGGTTAGAACAAAATACCCCAGAATTTAATACCTTGTGTGAAAAGATACGTGAGCGTGCCAAGAAGGAGGCGTATATGCTTTTTGTACCCACCCCTCATAATGTGTTTGCAATGAACAAAGAGCTTGTGTTTGAGCCACTTGGCATTGGAATGCAGCCCTTTTGGAAGGCGATGATTACAGATCAACACTGGTCTGTGAGAGCTGAGAAAGGTTATCCTAAAGCGTTACAAAT includes the following:
- a CDS encoding ABC transporter substrate-binding protein translates to MKHSLLWLCLTFVLYAANTPEYRVDESSTKALQVRDPRSHIKVFLPSMPYNYVSRLVNEGLVRLAENEQGWEYSLATSSVKLSPILYEFELRRNVRFQDGTPFNADSVIHNFNYFIRQPFNYTNIHNSLKSIEKISDYKIRLHLHKPYGMLFRDLARIYVYSEAYLKEFGWGGADTGANIKSAGPYGLGPYILTEGIVTGRKQTPEVILKANPYYWEEGIPSIETITFYTELDTQEALELALFKDGGLDFMQIPFNKKIETMLSPYAKLISMPSTNNFTIYFNLLKKDSAVSKKEVRQALNCVLNQKNLLDFTYKKEGALNSSALEENRCLLEHEAIEKLLRGLKLNVVTQDSLLFLWKGIEYQLSHYDVTFEYSITNSEKEIYDLVQQNHTRVQNWDMLIQGTQDYYGRHPWPIFIRYQEGNPWSFVQGDALMQSYIEQFFLVEQDDPKFLELSALIKARAKEEAYMLFVPTPNAVFAMNKELVFEPLGIGMQPFWKAKITDQHWSIRGEKPYPKELQIPILPKRLP
- a CDS encoding molybdopterin guanine dinucleotide-containing S/N-oxide reductase, whose translation is MTKKMDRRSFLKVGGAAAGAAVATINAEAIPLVGESLLNDNEKSFSASHFGAVVTHTRNSRFESVTPFEGDEHPVTLIEGLAARTYAKDRIMYPCVRESYLKNGYKSDKTKRGSDKFVRVSWETAYDLIANELKRVYKNYGADSVYGGSYGWFCVGSLNNPQALLGRMLGIAGGYTSRTCTYSTHAIRQITPYVTGTDESTAPATVYPVIIENSECIVFWGADPINTNQIAWGVPDHQSYTYMKELKEAAKKRNIKFYIIDPVYNNTGMYFGAEHIQIRPTTDVAMMLGMANYLFTENLYSKEFVDKYTTGFEEFRKYLVGESEDMVAKTPAWASKICGVPEDVIKMLAKEFVSKRTMLMGGWGTQRAHHGEQPNWMLITLASMIGQVGLPGGGYGMNYHYSDGGVPMPAAATGNALSDKPLNGSVGAVADAENVAASPGLSGISINSKIDGPWKQRKINVIPVSRIVECLENPGKEYNFDGKAYKYPDIKMAYWAGGNPFHHHQDRNRMVKAWQKLDTFVVNECFWTATARMADIVLPATTEQERNDITKSHSNSYIFAMKQVVKPVGEATDDFDIFVNILRRFGANEVLAFTEGKTKMEWVESFYEESYTKATKSGVKMLPFKEFWEKGFVKFETPESAKKFVKHGKFRQNPVVNRLGTPSGKIEIFSKKIAGYNYKECKGHPMWFEPMEWLGSSVAKEFPLNLISPHPKYRLHSQLNNTWIRDLEEVDGREPIWMHPKDAAKRGIQNGDIVRVFNKRGQVLAGAVVTEAVMQGVVRMQEGAWYDPAEPGKVGTLCRHGDVNVLIPDVGTSELAQGNQATALVEIEKFKGEVPEIGIFKAPKIKGI
- a CDS encoding response regulator; the encoded protein is MELWMEKLKSLRLLYAEDEDGIRKPMANTLSYYLKEVIEARNGEEGLSLYDEQRPDIILTDLRMPVKDGLYMVKEIRKTDKKTPILMITAHTDKEYLLSAIELKIEKYLIKPVALDELLSALRLCIEEIESDRTLFFECGGCKFDFKTNLSFMKMVTKLN
- a CDS encoding ABC transporter substrate-binding protein, encoding MFWKKLLLMGYISCVCTVMASVDQYREDDSAQRALHKRDPRSHINIFLPAMPYVSVSRLINEGLVRLADNEQGWEYSLATQCEKKSATMYECDLRQGVKFQDGTAFNADAVINNFHYFMAQPINYTDIKNRLKGVTKLSEYKIRIELYKAYGMLFRDLARINFYTEAYLKKFAWRGSATGPNIEEAGPYGLGPYVLVEGVITGRKQTPQVILKANPHYWEKGYPKIETITLYTQLETDEALKMMTEHEGALDFMPIPFNKKIETMLSPYSKLVVLPSTNNFTLYFNLIKKDSPVFDKKVRQALNCALNQHNLLTFTYKQEGSLNKEALQTQECHLSSDEVFEALNNKHFKVVTQDSLLFLWKGIEYQLSHYNVTLHYTTTSDEKMVYDLLLSNNDTVQDWDILSQNTVDWYGRHPWLTFFNYQEGNPWSFVRDDALMQSYISEFFGLEQNTPEFNTLCEKIRERAKKEAYMLFVPTPHNVFAMNKELVFEPLGIGMQPFWKAMITDQHWSVRAEKGYPKALQIPILPKRLP
- a CDS encoding winged helix-turn-helix domain-containing protein — its product is MLRKKRLIVSYEEIEMSVWKEEFMSIAALRTLVKTLRRKLKNNHFIKNHSQTGYSFEA